One genomic region from Cardiocondyla obscurior isolate alpha-2009 linkage group LG01, Cobs3.1, whole genome shotgun sequence encodes:
- the LOC139107705 gene encoding DNA replication complex GINS protein SLD5-like, whose translation MEENLEDSLVNYEDGAGELTAQEVLQEIENAWMNERFAPEILPHHSELVDCMLQQIAHMEENVKRLDKSDLRALVHRMELDRIKYMISSYLRARLEKIELYTIHILSEEASRSPEEAYLTPGELRFAKEYLANLEKLFKTVALQHMPLNFQRFEVNRLTVKPNLQAHVFLRANQRITGVVLPGTLNEEVDFEEGSQHIIQYSAVAHLVKSGVVQLI comes from the coding sequence ATGGAAGAGAACCTCGAAGACAGCCTGGTGAATTATGAAGACGGAGCGGGAGAGCTGACGGCTCAGGAAGTGCTCCAGGAGATCGAAAATGCCTGGATGAACGAGAGATTCGCGCCGGAAATTCTGCCGCATCATTCCGAACTGGTAGATTGTATGCTGCAGCAGATCGCGCACATGGAGGAGAACGTTAAGAGGTTAGACAAAAGTGATCTGCGAGCTCTAGTCCACAGGATGGAGCTCGATCGTATAAAGTACATGATTAGCAGTTATCTGCGAGCACGCCTGGAGAAGATCGAACTATATACGATCCATATCTTATCGGAAGAGGCCAGCAGGAGCCCAGAGGAAGCCTATCTCACGCCGGGCGAGTTGCGCTTTGCTAAGGAGTATCTAGCCAATCTGGAAAAGCTTTTCAAAACAGTGGCATTGCAGCACATGCCGCTCAATTTTCAACGATTTGAGGTCAACAGATTAACGGTTAAGCCCAATTTACAGGCACATGTGTTTTTGCGCGCTAATCAGAGGATCACTGGAGTTGTTCTACCTGGTACACTCAATGAGGAAGTAGATTTCGAAGAAGGTTCACAGCATATTATTCAATACAGTGCAGTGGCACACTTGGTAAAATCTGGCGTAGTACAGTTGATTTGA
- the LOC139107663 gene encoding ATP-binding cassette sub-family C member 4 isoform X2 produces the protein MEIGMRVRIASSSLMYRKILRLSSSSTTTSGQIINLLSNDMSKFEQLFVALHYIWILPIQGIIISFLIWRSVGIASLAGVILLIVQTIPLQGYISKWISKLRLKIAVRTDERVRLMSEIIKGIQVIKMYTWEKPFEGLVNRARKYEIDVLTLMSYLRGFTFATFVFTERTTLFFTIMAYVLYGHSISADKVFSIARYFNILQLTMAILYPIAVASAAEAAVSVKRIENFLLLNENVPLAQSKLSVNGTSILMRNVNASWTTTAIVNTLHNINVQFKEKKLYAIVGPVGAGKSSFLQAILGELKSSQGQIHVNGKISYASQEPWLFGGTVQNNILFGQPYDKNKYRNIVNVCALAKDFEQLPYGDKTLVGDRGTVLSGGQRARINLARAVYRDADIYLFDDPLSAVDTHVGRHLFNECINNYLQNKTRILVTHQLQYLKQCDYIIILNNGQIDEEGTFVALQEKRVTFLEILKRDEEFNEKTKESLEIDTSLTSAIKIKNDNSIDEESEEAEPEETEELLAKGSLPKSLYWKYFHSGSSIIMLISFLFCMIVGQIGSNGCDYWVGYWSRQEELRIKTIREQQYDGVNNNFTMNNFTMNNITMNNLTMQSSLMQRSVRQIENTSESNDDYTDLITTDRYMEDVFNDTLSSLNFTLDKDNDDVYYLGTDTALWIYGGFIIISILGTTMRNLIFFKICMNAGKTLHNFMFSCVLKAPMSFFDNNPSGRILNRFSKDIGAVDEILPIIMTLSIQTFAVMIGILVQVLIINWWMIFAVIVIFFLYGVIRRLYLPVAQTIKRLEGIAKSPVFSHVNSTLTGLTTIRSSGVQEMIRKQFDDHQDLHTGTYSLIMTTGTWFGFALDLVSIGFIIIVTYSFIALDDGNTFAGNVGLAISQALILCNMVQYGMRQAADTVTQMTSVERIMQFTELEKEGPFESSPTDKPSTKWPSKGIIKFDQVYLRYAESEPPVLKSISFAIESGMKIGIVGRTGAGKSSLIAALFHMTKFDGTIYVDDVDTKKIGLYDLRNKISIIPQEPMLFSATLRDNLDPFHKFDDADLWSALEEVNLKPAVNSLNHCIEQDGSNFSIGQRQLICLARAILQNNKILVLDEATANVDPTTDAFIQDTIRKKFENCTVLTIAHRLNTIIDSDKVLVMEQGQVLEFDHSHILLQNEQGHFTSMVQETGRAMTEQLRQSAKEAYEQRQQVSA, from the exons AATAAAGGGCATAcaagttattaaaatgtatacttGGGAGAAACCATTTGAGGGATTAGTTAATCGCGCAAGAAA GTACGAAATCGATGTTCTCACGTTAATGTCATATCTAAGAGGATTTACCTTTGCCACATTTGTGTTTACGGAAAGaactacattattttttacaattatggCCTATGTACTTTACGGGCATTCCATATCTGCTGATAAAGTATTTTCAATAgcacgatattttaatattcttcaaCTTACTATGGCGATATTGTATCCTATTGCTGTAGCAAGTGCCGCTGAAGCAGCGGTTTCTGTAAAAAGAATCGAG AATTTTCTATTATTGAATGAGAATGTTCCATTGGCACAATCTAAATTATCTGTTAATGGAACAAGTATTTTAATGAGAAACGTTAATGCTTCATGGACAACCACTGCAATTGTAAACACGTTACATAATATCAACGTTCAATTTAAAGAGAAGAAACTTTACGCTATCGTTGGTCCTGTAGGCGCAGGAAAG AGTTCTTTTTTGCAAGCGATTTTAGGTGAATTAAAATCGTCACAAGGTCAAATACACGTAAATGGTAAAATATCGTACGCTAGTCAAGAACCTTGGTTATTTGGAGGCACAGtgcaaaataacattttatttggcCAACcttatgataaaaataaatatcgaaatattgtaaatgtGTGCGCTCTTGCGAAAGATTTTGAACAATTACCGTACGGCGATAAAACTTTAGTCGGTGATAGAGGTACAGTACTTAGTGGTGGACAGCGTGCAAGAATTAATCTTGCGAG AGCTGTTTATAGAGACGCTGATATATATCTATTTGATGATCCATTATCAGCTGTTGACACTCATGTTGGCAGACATTTGTTTAACgaatgcattaataattatttgcaaaataaaacgagaaTTCTTGTGACTCATCAATTGCAGTACTTGAAACAATGCGactatattattattcttaataat ggtcAAATTGATGAAGAAGGCACGTTTGTGGCTCTTCAAGAAAAACGTGTGACCtttttggaaatattaaaaagagacGAAGAATTTAACGAAAAGACCAAAGAATCATTAGAAATTGATACAAGTCTTACATCtgctataaaaattaagaacgaTAATAGTATTGATGAAGAATCGGAAGAAGCCGAGCCTGAAGAAACAGAAGAGCTTTTGGCCAAGGGAAGTTTACCGAAATCGCTTTATTGGAAATATTTTCACAGCGGTAGTTCAATCATCATGCTTATTAGTTTCTTATTTTGCATGATTGTGGGACAAATCGGAAGTAATGGTTGCGACTATTGGGTTGGTTATTG GTCGAGACAGGAAGAATTACGTATCAAAACCATACGCGAACAACAATATGATGgagtgaataataattttacaatgaataattttacaatgaataatattacaatgaaTAATCTTACAATGCAATCCTCTTTAATGCAAAGATCTGTTAGACAAATAGAAAATACATCAGAGAGTAATGACGATTATACTGACCTTATAACGACAGATCGTTATATGGAAGATGTATTTAATGATACTTTATCGTCACTAAATTTTACTCTTGACAAAGACA atgaCGATGTATACTATCTTGGCACGGATACAGCTTTATGGATTTATGGAGGTTTTATCATCATAAGCATTTTAGGAACAACAATGCGAAATTTAATCTTCTTTAAGATATGCATGAATGCCGGCAAGactttacataattttatgttcTCATGTGTACTTAAAGCGCCGATGTCATTCTTTGATAACAACCCATCCG gtcgaattttaaatcgtttctCGAAAGATATTGGCGCAGTGGACGAAATATTGCCTATTATCATGACACTGTCCATTCAAACTTTCGCAGTAATGATTGGGATTTTAGTACAAGTACTTATTATCAACTGGTGGATGATTTTTGCTGTaatcgttatatttttcttgtatgGCGTGATAAGAAGACTTTATCTTCCAGTGGCACAAACTATAAAGCGATTAGAAGGAATTG CGAAAAGCCCTGTTTTCTCGCATGTAAACTCTACATTAACGGGTCTAACGACGATACGCTCTTCCGGTGTCCAAGAGATGATTCGTAAACAATTTGATGACCATCAAGATTTACATACTGGCacttattcattaattatgaCAACTGGGACATGGTTTGGTTTTGCGTTGGATCTGGTATCTATCGGATTTATTATCATCGTTACGTATAGCTTTATCGCGTTGGATgacg gAAACACTTTTGCCGGGAATGTCGGGTTAGCAATCTCACAAGCGCTTATTTTGTGCAATATGGTACAGTACGGAATGCGTCAAGCCGCCGACACGGTCACACAAATGACGAGCGTAGAGAGAATAATGCAATTTACTGAGCTCGAAAAAGAGGGCCCGTTCGAAAGTAGTCCCACCGATAAACCGTCCACCAAGTGGCCTTCTAagggaataattaaatttgatcaAGTTTATCTTCGATATGCCGAATCTGAACCACCTGTTCTCAAATCTATAAGTTTCGCTATTGAATCTGGCATGAAA ATTGGAATCGTAGGTCGTACTGGGGCCGGAAAGTCGTCCTTGATTGCTGCCTTGTTTCATATGACGAAATTTGACGGCACTATCTATGTTGATGACGTTGACACGAAAAAAATCGGACTTTACGATTTaaggaataaaatttccaTAATACCGCAAGAACCGATGTTATTCTCGGCTACGCTTCGAGATAATCTCGATCCTTTTCACAAGTTTGACGATGCTGATCTCTGGAGCGCCTTGGAggaagtaaatttaaaaccCGCAGTAAATTCTTTAAACCATTGCATCGAGCAAGACGGCAGTAATTTTAGCATCGGACAGCGACAGTTGATCTGTCTGGCGCGCGCGATTttacaaaacaataaaatattggtGCTCGACGAAGCTACTGCCAATGTGGACCCTACGACGGACGCGTTCATACAAGATACAATCCGAAAGAAATTTGAGAACTGTACGGTATTAACAATAGCGCACAGGTTGAACACGATAATAGATAGCGATAAAGTATTGGTAATGGAACAAGGACAAGTGTTGGAATTCGATCATTCacacattttattacaaaatgaaCAAGGTCACTTTACTAGTATGGTGCAAGAAACTGGGAGAGCTATGACTGAACAACTTCGACAATCTGCTAAAGAG GCTTATGAGCAACGTCAGCAGGTATCAGCatga
- the Lop1 gene encoding rhodopsin, long-wavelength — protein MTFASGPSHAAYTWAVQGGGFGNQTVVDKVPPEMLHLVDPHWYQFPPMNPLWHALLGFVIGILGVVSVIGNGMVVYIFTSTKSLRTPSNLLVINLAISDFLMMLCMSPAMVINCYYETWVLGPLFCELYALTGSLFGCGSIWTMTMIAFDRYNVIVKGLSAKPMTINGALLRILGIWAFSLLWTVAPMLGWNRYVPEGNMTACGTDYLNKDMFSRSYIVIYSIFVYFLPLFLIIYSYFFIIQAVAAHEKNMREQAKKMNVASLRSAENQSTSAECKLAKVALMTISLWFMAWTPYLVINFAGVFETTKISPLFTIWGSVFAKANAVYNPIVYGISHPKYRAALFQRFPSLACSSEPAAAADTVSTTTTVTENEKPAA, from the exons ATGACTTTCGCATCTGGACCGAGCCATGCAGCCTATACATGGGCAGTGCAAGGAGGCGGATTTGGTAATCAAACGGTGGTCGACAAAGTGCCACCGGAGATGCTTCACCTAGTCGACCCCCATTGGTATCAATTTCCACCGATGAATCCGCTCTGGCACGCGCTCCTTGGCTTCGTTATAGGCATCCTCGGCGTAGTATCTGTCATCGGTAACGGTATGGTGGTATACATATTCACCAGCACCAAGAGTCTCCGCACTCCAAGCAATCTGCTCGTCATCAATCTTGCCATCTCTGACTTTCTCATGATGCTGTGCATGTCTCCAGCTATG GTAATCAACTGCTATTACGAGACTTGGGTGTTGGGACCTTTGTTCTGTGAATTGTACGCCTTGACGGGCTCCCTGTTCGGATGTGGCTCCATATGGACTATGACGATGATCGCATTTGATAGGTACAATGTAATTGTTAAAGGCTTGTCTGCTAAACCAATGACCATTAACGGTGCCCTCCTTCGCATACTCGGAATCTGGGCTTTTTCATTACTTTGGACAGTAGCCCCGATGTTGGGATGGAACCG CTACGTGCCCGAAGGCAATATGACTGCATGTGGTACTGATTACCTGAACAAAGACATGTTCTCCAGATCGTATATTGTGATCTATAGCATCTTTGTCTACTTTTTGCCACTGTTCCTTATTATCTACAGCTATTTCTTCATCATTCAGGCCGTCGCCGCTCACGAGAAGAACATGCGTGAACAGGCGAAGAAGATGAATGTCGCTTCCTTGCGATCGGCTGAAAACCAAAGCACCAGCGCCGAGTGCAAATTGGCGAAG gtAGCTCTAATGACTATTTCTTTGTGGTTTATGGCGTGGACTCCATACTtagttatcaattttgcgggCGTCTTCGAAACGACTAAAATCAGCCCACTTTTCACAATTTGGGGCTCCGTCTTTGCCAAAGCCAATGCTGTATATAATCCCATTGTATACGGCATCAG CCATCCTAAATACCGAGCTGCTCTCTTCCAGAGGTTTCCATCTTTGGCGTGTTCTTCTGAACCGGCGGCTGCGGCAGATACAGTGTCCACAACTACCACGGtcacagaaaacgaaaaaccTGCCGCATAA